One Pocillopora verrucosa isolate sample1 chromosome 10, ASM3666991v2, whole genome shotgun sequence genomic window carries:
- the LOC131791629 gene encoding uncharacterized protein, with protein sequence MKNFIFVGFVFQFCICNPGTALYSLEKLKIYNFFFEPYGIIFRSDLILNTSADSSNCTDQKEAYDNCRTIASSLHDEKLQNLSNICPRSSYNCLHNYTMNSHPEFRTWLRKVQTTVENLCKNHCWKTMQLITKKCILTGKSMIKEDDQKYILFVNEVLKSLCQQDGISSCANNFINGLLKNETGSSLQICNVPQNLKENMCSSQCHKDVGNFYNTLGCCVGSVLNIMDCYRIKPRSNSYGVFVKDGKRCNLYKMPPACTANPKCSLTPSGNPTSPSVKNSLEGKQIAGVVIAVLICSAGAAIVGNYFYRRMKRRQAIRFEDYGYSRLKMLEDDFYHDVEDDDDENSGLVQM encoded by the exons AtgaagaatttcatttttgtgggatttgttttccaattttgcATCTGCAACCCAGGAACTGCTTTGTATTCtttagaaaaactgaaaatctacaatttcttttttgagcCGTATGGAATAATTTTTCGAAGCGATCTCATCTTGAATACTTCAGCAGACTCTAGCAACTGTACAGATCAAAAAGAGGCCTATGACAACTGCAGAACGATTGCTTCGAGTCTGCACGATGAGAAGCTTCAGAATTTGTCAAACATATGTCCCAGAAGCAGTTATAATTGTTTACATAATTACACAATGAATTCACACCCTGAATTCAGAACATGGCTTAGGAAAGTGCAGACTACAGTGGAAAATTTGTGCAAAAATCACTGTTGGAAAACTATGCAGCTTATCACTAAGAAGTGCATCTTGACAGGAAAATCAATGATAAAG GAGGATGACCAAAAGTACATCCTGTTTGTGAATGAAGTTCTCAAGTCTCTCTGTCAGCAGGATGGAATTTCTTCATGTGCTAATAACTTCATTAATGGGCTACTGAAGAATGAAACAGGAAGTTCACTCCAG ATTTGTAATGTTCCCCAAAACTTGAAGGAAAATATGTGTTCAAGCCAGTGTCATAAG GATGTGGGGAACTTTTATAACACCCTTGGCTGCTGTGTTGGGTCAGTTTTGAACATCATGGATTGCTACAG AATCAAACCAAGGAGCAACAGTTATGGGGTTTTTGTAAAAGATGGGAAGAGGTGTAACTTATACAAAATGCCACCAGCATGCACAGCAAATCCCAAG tgcTCATTAACACCTTCAGGAAATCCCACCTCACCTTCGGTAAAAAATTCATTGGAAGGGAAGCAGATTGCAGGTGTTGTTATTGCTGTGCTGATCTGTTCTGCTGGAGCTGCAATTGTTGGAAACTACTTTTACAGGCGCATGAAGAGAAGGCAAGCAATTCGCTTTGAAGACTATGGCTACTCAAGACTCAAGATGCTTGAGGATGATTTTTACCATGATGTtgaggatgatgatgacgaaAACTCTGGATTAGTTCAGATGTAG
- the LOC131791626 gene encoding tRNA wybutosine-synthesizing protein 4 isoform X2, giving the protein MEHFKGKRDIQVQGTNDRATLSKFSTVTHGYYEDKFLQYFVSKTARRAPIIHWSYYIRAKAIQYMVKGFLQSLRLKKCAYKQIVSVGAGFDTLFFSLSSEAFLKDTKYFEIDFPEVAKQKASLILQHKELFQGIGKILTENKQWLGGGVDGEKYTLLGCNLKNRSMLENCLLKCGLDTSLPTLLLSEVVLTYMDPPESSTAIIGWAADFFKSAMFVMFEQVSPNDPFGIKMINHFKDSVGAPLFATEAFPTRQSQIQRFMGEGWPLVRCPTLNFFYYDTLPEEEKRRVENVEPFDEFEEWHLMCSHYIVLTAFKGICQDVCEELLSQLNAKRIHDDSSLLENVKCTVRVMDVVPSRDKLKRLGHAATPLSNGAVLITGGFGLENGKHQRLDGIQLLRTVEGNLHCADILPDSERTLGGRMFHTATRLNDTDLLIYGGRTSPSNPCKETILISLDNKDETKPLHCTNGDVTSRPSYKYTIYSCQGDIPEPRWRHTATHVTLPDGSENLLIFGGRASSCLALGDCYLLNIKSKTWNKIFIKGDVATPRHSHSACVWNNHVVLTGGLDANLQALSIVQTMETDSGTQREPLAC; this is encoded by the exons ATGGAACATTTCAAAGGCAAGAGAGATATTCAG GTCCAAGGAACAAATGACCGTGCTACTCTAAGCAAGTTCTCAACCGTAACACATGGATACTATGAAGATAAGTTCTTACAGTATTTTGTCTCCAAGACTGCTAGAAGAGCACCGATTATTCATTG GTCATATTATATAAGGGCAAAGGCAATACAGTACATGGTAAAGGGCTTTTTACAGAGCCTGAGGCTGAAAAAATGTGCATACAAACAG ATTGTTTCTGTAGGGGCTGGATTTGACACACTTTTCTTCTCACTTTCCAGTGAAGCATTTCTAAAagacacaaaatattttgag ATTGACTTCCCAGAGGTTGCTAAACAGAAAGCTAGTTTGATTCTTCAGCACAAAGAATTATTTCAAGGAATCGgaaaaattttaacagaaaataaacaGTGGCTTGGAGGAG GTGTTGATGGTGAAAAATATACGCTTCTGGGATGTAACCTAAAAAATCGTTCAATGCTTGAAAATTGTCTGTTGAAATGTGGACTTGACACATCACTTCCTACTTTATTGTTGTCAGAAGTTGTACTGACATATATGGACCCACCAGAGAG TTCCACGGCCATAATTGGATGGGCAGCAGATTTCTTTAAATCTGCCATGTTTGTAATGTTTGAGCAG GTATCCCCTAATGATCCCTTTGGAATAAAAAT GATAAACCATTTTAAAGATTCAGTTGGAGCTCCTTTGTTTGCCACAGAAGCTTTCCCAACCCGACAAAGTCAAATACAGCGATTTATGGGCGAG GGATGGCCTTTGGTTCGATGTCCAACACTGAATTTCTTTTACTATGATACTTTgcctgaagaagaaaaaaggcgAGTGGAAAATGTGGAGCCATTTGATGAGTTTGAG GAATGGCATCTGATGTGTTCACACTATATAGTCCTTACTGCATTCAAGGGGATATGTCAGGATGTTTGTGAGGAGCTGCTTTCGCAGCTGAATG CAAAAAGGATCCATGATGACTCGTCGCTACTTGAAAATGTAAAGTGCACAGTTCGAGTTATGGACGTTGTACCCTCGCGGGATAAACTCAAAAG GCTAGGTCACGCAGCCACTCCTCTTAGTAACGGTGCAGTTCTCATTACTGGAGGATTTGGTCTGGAAAATGGTAAACACCAGCGGCTTGATGGAATTCAACTACTGCGAACGGTGGAAG GTAATTTACACTGTGCAGACATCTTACCGGATTCAGAGCGAACACTCG GTGGCCGAATGTTTCACACTGCTACAAGATTAAACGATACTGATTTACTTATATACGGTGGGCGGACATCACCATCAAATCCTTGTAAAGAAACAATTCTGATATCTCTGGACAACAAGGATGAAACAAAGCCTTTACATTGTACAAACGGTGATGTTACCTCTCGTCCAAGTTATAAATATACCATTTACAGTTGTCAAGGAGATATACCAGAACCAAGATGGCGACATACAGCAACACATGTAACCCTTCCCGATG GAAGCGAAAACTTGCTAATATTTGGTGGACGTGCTTCTTCATGCCTTGCTCTTGGAGATTGCTATTTActaaatataaaatcaaaaacaTGGAATAAG ATTTTCATAAAAGGAGATGTCGCTACCCCACGTCATTCTCATAGTGCATGCGTATGGAACAATCATGTGGTGCTGACAGGAGGCCTGGACGCTAATCTCCAAGCCTTGAGCATAGTTCAAACCATGGAAACTGAT TCAGGGACGCAACGAGAACCACTGGCATGTTGA
- the LOC131791626 gene encoding tRNA wybutosine-synthesizing protein 4 isoform X1 — translation MEHFKGKRDIQVQGTNDRATLSKFSTVTHGYYEDKFLQYFVSKTARRAPIIHWSYYIRAKAIQYMVKGFLQSLRLKKCAYKQIVSVGAGFDTLFFSLSSEAFLKDTKYFEIDFPEVAKQKASLILQHKELFQGIGKILTENKQWLGGGVDGEKYTLLGCNLKNRSMLENCLLKCGLDTSLPTLLLSEVVLTYMDPPESSTAIIGWAADFFKSAMFVMFEQVSPNDPFGIKMINHFKDSVGAPLFATEAFPTRQSQIQRFMGEGWPLVRCPTLNFFYYDTLPEEEKRRVENVEPFDEFEEWHLMCSHYIVLTAFKGICQDVCEELLSQLNAKRIHDDSSLLENVKCTVRVMDVVPSRDKLKRLGHAATPLSNGAVLITGGFGLENGKHQRLDGIQLLRTVEGNLHCADILPDSERTLGGRMFHTATRLNDTDLLIYGGRTSPSNPCKETILISLDNKDETKPLHCTNGDVTSRPSYKYTIYSCQGDIPEPRWRHTATHVTLPDGSENLLIFGGRASSCLALGDCYLLNIKSKTWNKIFIKGDVATPRHSHSACVWNNHVVLTGGLDANLQALSIVQTMETDVNSVKLRTLSVDPPLPPRYSHTAHVVDENLFLIGGVIPNSSHPAGVVVLNLKNLTWKSYTLPVRSTPSIPLMLHNHCSVWWEDSQGIMVLGGGGNCFSFGTHFNDGPVFIDLPPPGEAAASK, via the exons ATGGAACATTTCAAAGGCAAGAGAGATATTCAG GTCCAAGGAACAAATGACCGTGCTACTCTAAGCAAGTTCTCAACCGTAACACATGGATACTATGAAGATAAGTTCTTACAGTATTTTGTCTCCAAGACTGCTAGAAGAGCACCGATTATTCATTG GTCATATTATATAAGGGCAAAGGCAATACAGTACATGGTAAAGGGCTTTTTACAGAGCCTGAGGCTGAAAAAATGTGCATACAAACAG ATTGTTTCTGTAGGGGCTGGATTTGACACACTTTTCTTCTCACTTTCCAGTGAAGCATTTCTAAAagacacaaaatattttgag ATTGACTTCCCAGAGGTTGCTAAACAGAAAGCTAGTTTGATTCTTCAGCACAAAGAATTATTTCAAGGAATCGgaaaaattttaacagaaaataaacaGTGGCTTGGAGGAG GTGTTGATGGTGAAAAATATACGCTTCTGGGATGTAACCTAAAAAATCGTTCAATGCTTGAAAATTGTCTGTTGAAATGTGGACTTGACACATCACTTCCTACTTTATTGTTGTCAGAAGTTGTACTGACATATATGGACCCACCAGAGAG TTCCACGGCCATAATTGGATGGGCAGCAGATTTCTTTAAATCTGCCATGTTTGTAATGTTTGAGCAG GTATCCCCTAATGATCCCTTTGGAATAAAAAT GATAAACCATTTTAAAGATTCAGTTGGAGCTCCTTTGTTTGCCACAGAAGCTTTCCCAACCCGACAAAGTCAAATACAGCGATTTATGGGCGAG GGATGGCCTTTGGTTCGATGTCCAACACTGAATTTCTTTTACTATGATACTTTgcctgaagaagaaaaaaggcgAGTGGAAAATGTGGAGCCATTTGATGAGTTTGAG GAATGGCATCTGATGTGTTCACACTATATAGTCCTTACTGCATTCAAGGGGATATGTCAGGATGTTTGTGAGGAGCTGCTTTCGCAGCTGAATG CAAAAAGGATCCATGATGACTCGTCGCTACTTGAAAATGTAAAGTGCACAGTTCGAGTTATGGACGTTGTACCCTCGCGGGATAAACTCAAAAG GCTAGGTCACGCAGCCACTCCTCTTAGTAACGGTGCAGTTCTCATTACTGGAGGATTTGGTCTGGAAAATGGTAAACACCAGCGGCTTGATGGAATTCAACTACTGCGAACGGTGGAAG GTAATTTACACTGTGCAGACATCTTACCGGATTCAGAGCGAACACTCG GTGGCCGAATGTTTCACACTGCTACAAGATTAAACGATACTGATTTACTTATATACGGTGGGCGGACATCACCATCAAATCCTTGTAAAGAAACAATTCTGATATCTCTGGACAACAAGGATGAAACAAAGCCTTTACATTGTACAAACGGTGATGTTACCTCTCGTCCAAGTTATAAATATACCATTTACAGTTGTCAAGGAGATATACCAGAACCAAGATGGCGACATACAGCAACACATGTAACCCTTCCCGATG GAAGCGAAAACTTGCTAATATTTGGTGGACGTGCTTCTTCATGCCTTGCTCTTGGAGATTGCTATTTActaaatataaaatcaaaaacaTGGAATAAG ATTTTCATAAAAGGAGATGTCGCTACCCCACGTCATTCTCATAGTGCATGCGTATGGAACAATCATGTGGTGCTGACAGGAGGCCTGGACGCTAATCTCCAAGCCTTGAGCATAGTTCAAACCATGGAAACTGAT GTAAATTCTGTAAAGCTACGGACTCTATCTGTTGATCCTCCCTTACCTCCGAG ataCTCTCACACAGCTCatgttgttgatgaaaatcTTTTTCTCATTGGCGGAGTAATTCCGAATTCTTCCCATCCTGCAGGGGTTGTTGTTTTGAATCTGAAGAATCTGACCTGGAAATCTTACACACTTCCG GTGCGTTCAACACCTTCAATTCCTCTTATGCTTCACAATCATTGCAGTGTCTGGTGGGAAGATTCGCAAGGTATTATGGTTCTTGGCGGTGGAGGAAACTGTTTTTCATTTGGAACTCATTTTAACGATGGGCCAGTGTTTATTGACTTGCCTCCGCCGGGAGAAGCAGCAGCCTCTAAGTGA
- the LOC136283992 gene encoding histamine H2 receptor-like — MNISSDRKTILEESLRDRQIGTVIFETTSAFIIAILALMGNITLCLAFYRTYALRRIQNYYIIALAASDLLSTILCLPLGLTVVILGRWPFGDVICQIQGSLTYYFACFSLITMTLIAVNRYIKMMQSVIIYQRFYTKSKVLISIAFCAIFSGIFIVPFVSQRFCFHPGKCACFACKSQDSENQAVLIVPYTVIITMTYPVIAFCYYKVFRKVHLHFSQIAPSNIHVNHEKSYAEEVKITKILFTVLIAFVICWTPAFIIEFLDIFQGQYKLSRQVYLIMPFTGAANCAVNPLIYGLQRRRFREAYINVLKCRN, encoded by the coding sequence ATGAATATCTCTTCAGACAGGAAAACAATTCTTGAGGAATCACTTAGAGACAGACAGATAGGGACAGTTATTTTTGAAACAACTTCAGCCTTCATTATCGCAATATTGGCACTGATGGGAAACATAACTCTGTGTTTGGCATTTTACAGAACTTATGCGCTCCGCCGTATCCAGAACTACTACATAATTGCATTGGCTGCATCAGACTTGCTGTCAACGATTCTCTGTCTTCCTCTGGGGTTAACTGTGGTGATTCTAGGAAGATGGCCATTTGGAGACGTGATTTGTCAGATTCAAGGCAGTCTAACATACTACTTtgcatgtttttctttaataacCATGACACTCATAGCGGTCAATCGTTACATAAAAATGATGCAGTCCGTGATTATTTACCAGAGGTTTTACACAAAAAGCAAAGTTCTTATTTCTATCGCGTTTTGTGCAATCTTTTCTGGAATATTTATAGTTCCATTTGTTTCCCAACGATTCTGTTTCCATCCCGGAAAATGCGCGTGTTTCGCTTGTAAGAGTCAAGACAGTGAAAATCAAGCAGTTCTCATCGTACCATACACTGTAATAATCACCATGACTTATCCAGTCATTGCATTTTGTTATTACAAAGTGTTCCGCAAAGTTCATCTACATTTCTCGCAGATTGCACCTTCAAATATCCACGTAAACCATGAGAAATCATACGCAGAGGAAGTGAAAATCACGAAAATTCTCTTCACCGTGCTGATCGCTTTCGTAATATGTTGGACTCCAGCTTTTATAATTGAATTTCTCGACATATTTCAAGGCCAGTACAAGCTTTCTCGTCAAGTTTATCTCATTATGCCGTTCACGGGAGCAGCGAATTGTGCTGTCAATCCTTTGATATATGGTTTGCAAAGGAGGAGATTCCGGGAGGCTTACATAAATGTACTAAAATGCAGAAACTAA
- the LOC131791717 gene encoding CCA tRNA nucleotidyltransferase 1, mitochondrial: MFVTNSKLMFRLNNLIKITISKQFLGTSRNLFHPVREKMSDNAVEILDSPEFKSVLSPELHSVAAPFLQNGYDVRIVGGAVRDILLGLQPKDVDLGTNATPEKMIQLFKQHNIHFIETGLNHGTITAHVNKQDFEVTTLRIDAETDGRHAKVEFTQNWKLDAERRDLTFNAMSLGLDGSLYDYFGGKEDLSNRRVRFVGDPELRIKEDYLRILRYFRFYGRIASEEDNHDHSTLNVIRECADGLKKIAVERIWMEVSKILTGNYTPSILHHMYELNVSQCIGLPTYSKESMQELTRAWKEHNIHPLQPETLLCSLVNTAEEAENLARKWKLSNAEKALGKFVTQHRGPKPHEHVLKPYQDIIVSAPYKHVRSLIKSYVLETLHYLGRHDHAQEINTWCIPVFPITGGHLKKLGVKPGPEFGKMLGKLKEIWKESYYTASEADLLEKAKSLIEG, from the exons ATGTTTGTTACTAACTCCAAACTAATGTTTCGTCTGAACAACCTGataaaaataactatttcaaaacaatttttgggTACTTCGCGAAATTTGTTTCATCCAGTCCGAGAGAAAATGTCTGACAATGCCGTGGAAATACTGGACTCGCCCGAGTTCAAAAGCGTTCTCTCTCCAGAATTGCACTCTGTTGCCGCACCATTCCTACAGAATGGATACGATGTAAGAATAGTTGGTGGAGCAGTGCGCGACATTCTTTTGGGATTGCAACCGAAGGACGTTGACCTTGGAACAAATGCTACTCCGGAGAAGATGATTCAGCTGTTCAAACAACACAATATACACTTCATTGAGACCGGCCTAAACCACGGCACCATCACGGCTCATGTTAACAAGCAAGACTTTGAAGTCACGACTTTGCGGATTGATGCTGAAACTGATGGCAGACATGCAAAAGTAGAATTTACCCAGAACTGGAAATTAGATGCAGAGAGGCGTGACCTTACTTTCAATGCCATGAGTTTGGGACTAGACGGAAGTTTGTATGACTATTTTGGCGGAAAGGAAGATCTGTCCAACCGTCGTGTCAGATTCGTAGGTGATCCAGAGTTGCGAATAAAGGAGGATTACCTTCGAATTCTGAGATACTTTCGTTTTTATGGAAGAATAGCTTCAGAAGAAGACAACCATGACCATTCAACATTAAATGTTATACGGGAATGCGCAGACGGATTGAAGAAGATTGCTGTTGAACGGATTTGGATGGAAGTCTCAAAAATTTTGACTGGAAATTACACACCAAGTATTTTGCATCATATGTATGAGCTTAATGTTTCTCAGTGCATTG GCCTGCCTACTTATTCTAAAGAGAGCATGCAGGAATTGACTAGAGCATGGAAGGAACATAACATCCATCCACTTCAACCTGAAACTCTGCTCTGTTCCCTTGTCAACACTGCAGAGGAGGCTGAAAACCTTGCAAGGAAGTGGAAACTGTCTAATGCAGAGAAAGCCTTGGGCAAATTTGTAACTCAGCACAGGGGACCCAAGCCTCATGAGCATGTTCTTAAGCCATATCAAGACATAATAGTGTCAGCACCTTATAAGCATGTAAGGAGTTTGATTAAAAGTTATGTTTTGGAAACACTGCACTATCTGGGAAGACATGATCATGCACAGGAAATAAACACATGGTGCATTCCAGTGTTTCCTATTACTGGTGGACACTTGAAGAAGTTGGGAGTCAAGCCTGGACCAGAATTTGGAAAAATGCTTGGAAAACTAAAAGAGATCTGGAAAGAAAGTTATTATACTGCCAGTGAAGCAGATTTACTAGAGAAGGCTAAATCCCTTATAGAGGGATGA
- the LOC131791636 gene encoding ras-related protein Ral-A codes for MSNAKEKQLGLHKVIMVGSGGVGKSALTLQFMYDEFVEDYEPTKADSYRKKVVLDGEECQIDILDTAGQEDYAAIRDNYFRSGEGFLCVFSITEPESFEATSEFREQILRVKGDDEHIPFLLVGNKADLEDKRQVTADEAQSKAKEWNVAFVETSAKTKANVDKVFFDLMREIKSRKEDGLKPVKDNKRKKKKKCVIL; via the exons ATGTCGAATGCGAAGGAAAAGCAATTGGGGTTACATAAAGTGATCATGGTCGGCAGTGGTGGGGTTGGAAAGTCTGCACTTACCCTGCAGTTCATGTATGATGAG tttgttgAAGATTACGAGCCCACCAAAGCCGACAGTTATaggaaaaaagttgttttagaCGGAGAAGAGTGTCAAATAGACATTTTAGACACAGCAGGACAGGAAGATTATGCTGCTATACGTGATAATTATTTTCGGAGCGGGGAAGGATTTCTTTGCGTGTTCTCAATCACTGAACCAGAGTCATTTGAAGCGACATCAGAATTTAGAGAGCAGATTCTTCGCGTGAAGGGAGACGACGAACATATACCTTTCTTGCTGGTTGGAAACAAGGCTGATTTAGAAGATAAACGGCAAGTAACAGCCGACGAAGCTCAGTCGAAGGCGAAGGAGTGGAACGTAGCTTTTGTTGAAACGTCAGCTAAAACAAAAGCGAACGTTGACAAAGTATTCTTTGATCTTATGAGGGAAATTAAATCGCGGAAAGAGGACGGCTTGAAACCAGTGAAggacaataaaagaaaaaagaaaaagaagtgtGTAATTTTGTAA